From Alloacidobacterium dinghuense:
CAGGCTTCCTGCCGGGGATGCAGATAGGCCTTGCTGCCGCAAGGCATCGCACTCACTTTGTTCGTACTGGTCCTTCGGCTTCGGTAGTGGTGCAGTTTACTTTTCCACAGATTCAAGTGCCCTGCGAATCAAATCCTGATCGATAGTGGACTTGGCTGCGACTTTCTTGGGAATCAGAGCGCACAGTTCCTCTAGTGTCCAGATGTGATCTGTAAGCCCTGCTTGCATCGCTGGCGTCACTCTCAAGGTCTTGTGAACCTTGCAGAAGTTGTAATACATGAAGTGCAGCGCGACAGCATGAGCGTGATTCTCCTGTTTCTTCGAGAATCCATTAGTCAGCCGGGTAAAGCGGCGCATATGCATCCGCATGGTTAGATTCTGGCGTTCTACAAAACTGGTAGAAACGTGCTTTGGATCAGGATTACCGCATACAGTTTTCATGTCCGTTCCAATAATGGCTGAGGGGGAATATCGCCGTGCTTCTTCTTTGTCTGGAGCGCCGTAGATTTTGTGGAGTTGCGCATAATCGACTTCCGAGCCAAAGGCCGCTTCAATCGCATCTGGGTATGCTTTCAACGCGTCTGTAGTGATCTGCGGCCTTCCAACAATCCGATCCGCACAATCTTGGATAAATTCAAACGTACAGCCTTTATCCCGCAGCCCGACGAGGTATGAAACGCAGAGCTTGGTATCGGCGTCAATTCCGGTCCAGGTCCAGGCATCGCCCCAGCCTTCCTGCTTCTGTTCGGGTGAAGCTGCCTTCTTCTTTGCGCCAACAAAAGACCAGATTTCATCGCATTGCAACCGCTTTACGCGAAGTCCGCGCACGTTCTGGTCGTGATATTCAGCACAGGCAATACCAAGATCGCGAAGCAGGTTCAGAACTGTGTGCTTAGCAACGCCCGTCATGCGGACGATTGCATTGATGCTGTTGCCTTCTACTAGAGCTGAGACGACTTGGACGCGCTTTGCTGTGCTTAGCCGATTCATCAAATCTCCCCCTGCAAGCATATTTAGAATAATGCTTGCATTCCTATTTTGCAAGCATTATTATCAAAATCGAGGTGCAAGCATGAGCGACGAATCGACTGGCAAAGCAAAAGGCGGGTTTGCTAGAGCTGAGGTTCTTAGCCCGGAAAAGCGCAGCCAGATTGCAAAGAAGGCCGCGCTAGCTAGATGGGGAGACTCAGAAGCAGTGGACGCCGCAATTCAGCCCACGCATAACGGACAGATTCATATCAACGGGTTGGACATCGACTGTGTTGTCCTGAGCGATGGTCGAAGGGTGATATCGCAACGAGCGGTTGGACGCGCATTAGGTCGAAGACGTGGGGGAGAGGATTATTACCGTCGAAAGACCGGAAGCTCTGGCGGAGAACTGCCCGAATTTCTAGGGGCAAAAAACCTAAACCCTTTTATTTCCGATGAGTTACGCATGGCGGTGAGCAAGCCTATTTTTTACGGAGATAAAGGAAGAGTCGCGTATGGGATTGAAGCGCAGTTGCTTCCCCAGATTTGCGATGTGTGGTTGAAGGCTAGAGATCATGGTGCGCTAAAAACAATTCAGCTTCCAGTGGCGCAACGAGTGGAAATACTGATGCGCGGTTTGGCCCATGTCGGCATCATTGCGCTCGTTGATGAGGCAACAGGCTATCAAGAAGTGAGGCCGAAAGATGCCCTTCAGGCATTCTTAGAAAAGATCATCGCTAAGGAACTAGCTGCATGGGCCAAGAAATTCCCCGACGAATTTTACGAGAACATCTACAAGCTGAAGAATTGGCCATGGCCTGGGATGAAAAAGAATCGCTACAGTGTTGTTGCCTATTACACCCGCGACCTCGTATACGAGCGCCTCGCCCCTGGTCTACTCAAAGAGCTTGAGAGCAAGAGTCCGAAGAATGATAGCGGCAACCGGACGAACAAACTGCATCAATGGCTAACAGACGATATTGGTAACCCGATGCTCGCACAGCATCTGCACTCAGTTATCATGTTTCAGCGGTTAGCGATTGCCAGTGGATATGGTTGGCATCGGTTTCTAAAAATGGTCGATCAGGTGATGCCGAGGCGAGGCGCAACTCTGGAAATTCCGTTCCCAGTGCCGGACGAGATCGATTAATTCCGCTCCGTAGCTTCCTTGACGATCCGCGCAGCGGCTTGGTTCACGTCCTCGCGGATCGCTTTCTTCTTTGCCGCCTTCTTCGGTTTGGGCGCCAACTTCTTCTTAGTGGCCATACTCTAAGTTTAACTCCGTCCTAAAAGCTGTGGAAATTCAAACTGCACCACTACCTCGGCTTCGCTCAGGATGACATTGGGTAGAGGTTCGTGCTTTCCCACCCCTTCGGCAAGCTCAGGGCAGGCTCTGTCGCAGAAAGCGCGACAGGATGAGGCACCCTTTTTCTTGCTAGTGCTCAAGAAAAGCAGGTCCTTCCCCTTCACTACGTTCAGGGTCAGGATGACATCGATTCGCGGCCGTGTGGTTAGAAGGCCATTTCGTTGGCGGCGAAGAGGCGGCGGGTTAAGGATCTTGTCCATTTCTGGAACAGCTTGGTCAGCTTGCTATTTGCTGACTGGAGGTTGTCGGCGGAGACCGTCAAGACCAACGGAGGTGTGCTGACCTGGCGGATTTGGCAGCGGCGGCAATGAAAGCGGGTAGCTGCTTCGTGCGAGGCTTTCTCAAAGGAGTTGTAGAGGCCTGCCAGTTCGCCTTTGTGCAGGAGGGCCCATTCGCCCATTTCGGAATGATTCTGGTCGGCAACTTCGTTGTTGCAATCTGGGGTTTGGCATTTGAGTTCTGGCATAACGGTCTCCGTGTTTTTCTCGCGGTGCAAATGTCTATATCGGAGCAAGGGATCGAATGCGTTAATGCTGACGGCGTTAGGATCTTCGTATGAGTGCCAATGTTGGAAAAACTACGATTGCTCCGCTGCTCTCGGTGCGCAATGGGGCGAAGGCGGTTGCGTTCTACGAAACGGCATTTGGGGCGACGGTGCTGATGCGGGTGGACGCTCCGGATGGGGCCGTGGTCGCGCAGCTGTCGGTTGGCGGAGCTGGCTTCTGGCTGGCGGACGAGTCGCCGGAACACCAGAACTTCAGTCCGGAGACGCTGGGCGGCGGAACCGTGCGGATGATCATGGTGGTCGACGATCCGGATGCTGTGTTTGCGCGGGCGGTTGCGGCCGGCGCTACCGTCGTTTGGCCGGTTGAGGATCAGCCGTATCATTGGCGCGTTGGCCGGGTGGTTGATCCGTTCGGGCACCATTGGGAGATTGGCAAGCCTTTGGGCTAGTAGGCCTCAGTGGCCGTATTGCTGGATCGTCGCCTCCGCATGGAACTCTTTACTCTCGAATAAAGGCTCTTTCTCGTGCTTCAAGTATTTGTCTAAGAAAGCACGAACAAACATCTGCGTGAGATGTAAGTTGTGAAGCGCCATCGCTGTTGCATCGGCGTTGCCGGCTGCCGCCAGGAGCGGATAATCGCTGAAGCTGCCGTGAAAAATTCCAGGAGATTTCAAAACCACGTCATAACTTCCCGCAGGGCAGCTCTGGAGTTGTTCTTCTTTCTTCTTGTAGTATTCCTCGATCTGGGCGTGTGTTCCGCCCATCCTCGATTCGGGATGATAAGCCTCAAGAAACAGAAGAGGCTGCTGTATGGTTTTGCCGTCAGGATATTCAGGTAGCGCTGCTACTGGCACCAACTCTCCGTCAAGGTCGATACATGCTTTGAATCTTCCATCGAGCTGACATGCTCGCGCCGCGAATGCACCTCCAGCAGAATGCCCCATCGCTGCCACGCTATTCAGGTCGAGTCTTCTGGCGAGCAGGAAATGTTGGGTATCGGCGCTATTCAATTCCGTCAACTTGTCGAGAACAAACCGTATATCAGCGGCACCTTCACTAATCCCCGCCGCCGCCCCCGCCATCATTCGTTGGAATCGTTGTTGGGGAGTGAGGTCAGCAGGGCCTTGGTCCTGAAGAACAATCTTGCCATTCGAAAACGCAACTGCTATGGCGGTATATGTGTGCTCTATTGCCACGACCACGTATCCATGACTTACCAGATCTTCAATCAACGATGTGGATTCAAAGCTTGTACCGCCGCTCCCATGCGAGAAAAAAACTACAGGGAAGTGTTTGGGATTTCTCGCTACAGGAGCACTGTCGCTGACATGAGAAGCAATCGTGCCTGAAACGATGAGCGGCCAGTTGCCCTCAAACTCCTGCTGCATGCGATGCTGAATATCTGGTATGGCGTCCATCTGCTTTGCGGCAGGCAAATAGGCTCCTGTGGTCTCGGCATCTTTCTGCGAGGTGGGATACCAAACATAGACCATTAACTCTCGATGAGCCTGCTGATCCGTTGAGTAGCGGTTTGGACGCGAGTTGTCGGTCCAGTCGTAACCTGTGCGGCCAATTCCAAATGGCCCGGACGGTATTGGTATTTGAGGGGCCATAACTGCAGGTGCTGCACTCGGTGCAGTGACGGTAGGATCGCTGGCCGTCTGGCTCTGAATCATTACAGACGAAACGGCAACGCAGCCGAGTAATGTAAGCGCCCTGTTCATGATTGCTCTCCTGTTGACTACGGTTGCTTTCCCATCGATGTCATGGCCAGCATTCCGCCGAGGCCCATGGTTTCTACGGCGGAGGATGGCACGATGACCGTCGAGCCTTTGTCGCGAATGGCTTCATAGAGCATGTTCATGGCGCGGAGGTGCAGGGCCACCGGGTTGGCGGCGTAGGCTTCTGAGGCTTGTGCGAATTGGGCGGAGACCTGTACTTCGGCTTCGCCGAGGATGACGCGGGCCTGGCGCTCGCGTTCGGCTTGTGCCTGCTGCGACATGGCGTTCTGAAGCCCGAGCGGGATGCGAACGTCGCGAATTTCGACAGACTGCACAGTGATGCCCCACGCGGTTGTTTTTGCGTCGAGGATTTTCTGCAGCTCGGCGCCGAGGCTTTCGCGGTCAGTGATCATCTGCGCGAGTTGGTGGCGGCCGATGGATTCGCGCAGCGCGGTATGGGCACTGAGGGTGATGGCCTGAACAAAATCTTCAACTTCTAAGATGGATTTTTCCGCGTTCCAGACGAGCCAGAAGACGATGGCGTCCACATCGACGGGAACAGTATCGCGCGTGAGCGTGGACTCGGCATTGACGGTGGCGAGGCGCGTGCGCTGGTCGACGTAGCGGCTGAGCGTGTCGACGATGGGAACGATGAGGAAGACGCCGGGGCCGCGCAACCCTCTGTAATGGCCGAAGCGCAGCACGGCAACGCGTTCCCACTGGTTGACGACCTTGATGGCGAAGAAAAAATAAGCGCCGGCAAGAAGGCCGATGATCGCGTAGACGCCGTGCCTGGTGAATACTGTGGCTTGAAATCCGGCGAGCACGCAAACGACGAAGACTGCGATGCCGACGGTGCTGTACTGACCGAATCTTCTCATGGGTTA
This genomic window contains:
- a CDS encoding IS1 family transposase codes for the protein MNRLSTAKRVQVVSALVEGNSINAIVRMTGVAKHTVLNLLRDLGIACAEYHDQNVRGLRVKRLQCDEIWSFVGAKKKAASPEQKQEGWGDAWTWTGIDADTKLCVSYLVGLRDKGCTFEFIQDCADRIVGRPQITTDALKAYPDAIEAAFGSEVDYAQLHKIYGAPDKEEARRYSPSAIIGTDMKTVCGNPDPKHVSTSFVERQNLTMRMHMRRFTRLTNGFSKKQENHAHAVALHFMYYNFCKVHKTLRVTPAMQAGLTDHIWTLEELCALIPKKVAAKSTIDQDLIRRALESVEK
- a CDS encoding P63C domain-containing protein — protein: MSDESTGKAKGGFARAEVLSPEKRSQIAKKAALARWGDSEAVDAAIQPTHNGQIHINGLDIDCVVLSDGRRVISQRAVGRALGRRRGGEDYYRRKTGSSGGELPEFLGAKNLNPFISDELRMAVSKPIFYGDKGRVAYGIEAQLLPQICDVWLKARDHGALKTIQLPVAQRVEILMRGLAHVGIIALVDEATGYQEVRPKDALQAFLEKIIAKELAAWAKKFPDEFYENIYKLKNWPWPGMKKNRYSVVAYYTRDLVYERLAPGLLKELESKSPKNDSGNRTNKLHQWLTDDIGNPMLAQHLHSVIMFQRLAIASGYGWHRFLKMVDQVMPRRGATLEIPFPVPDEID
- a CDS encoding VOC family protein, yielding MSANVGKTTIAPLLSVRNGAKAVAFYETAFGATVLMRVDAPDGAVVAQLSVGGAGFWLADESPEHQNFSPETLGGGTVRMIMVVDDPDAVFARAVAAGATVVWPVEDQPYHWRVGRVVDPFGHHWEIGKPLG
- a CDS encoding alpha/beta hydrolase family protein, with amino-acid sequence MNRALTLLGCVAVSSVMIQSQTASDPTVTAPSAAPAVMAPQIPIPSGPFGIGRTGYDWTDNSRPNRYSTDQQAHRELMVYVWYPTSQKDAETTGAYLPAAKQMDAIPDIQHRMQQEFEGNWPLIVSGTIASHVSDSAPVARNPKHFPVVFFSHGSGGTSFESTSLIEDLVSHGYVVVAIEHTYTAIAVAFSNGKIVLQDQGPADLTPQQRFQRMMAGAAAGISEGAADIRFVLDKLTELNSADTQHFLLARRLDLNSVAAMGHSAGGAFAARACQLDGRFKACIDLDGELVPVAALPEYPDGKTIQQPLLFLEAYHPESRMGGTHAQIEEYYKKKEEQLQSCPAGSYDVVLKSPGIFHGSFSDYPLLAAAGNADATAMALHNLHLTQMFVRAFLDKYLKHEKEPLFESKEFHAEATIQQYGH
- a CDS encoding slipin family protein codes for the protein MRRFGQYSTVGIAVFVVCVLAGFQATVFTRHGVYAIIGLLAGAYFFFAIKVVNQWERVAVLRFGHYRGLRGPGVFLIVPIVDTLSRYVDQRTRLATVNAESTLTRDTVPVDVDAIVFWLVWNAEKSILEVEDFVQAITLSAHTALRESIGRHQLAQMITDRESLGAELQKILDAKTTAWGITVQSVEIRDVRIPLGLQNAMSQQAQAERERQARVILGEAEVQVSAQFAQASEAYAANPVALHLRAMNMLYEAIRDKGSTVIVPSSAVETMGLGGMLAMTSMGKQP